The proteins below are encoded in one region of Sporosarcina sp. FSL K6-1508:
- a CDS encoding DUF6583 family protein, with protein MEEKVGKKKSPKLLVIMILTALVVVGGSVSAFFLVNKSPKVQYFLAEAESFKQMGEIIEDRYKNELNWLEVQKKKPVETNFDLSGEWNDPSVDYEMQEIQSIVNSTKISSKQVYDPVKKQIEVDLRGELGSLKVDFGSLFVTTEKLVASVPFLDELVRFDDKDFGKMMREFEDEDYDGNENLGLSQLFEDGFSVTEESRTYLEKEYLAYLMKEIPEEAFTSEKEEITVYDKKMKTKKVKMDLTEQQLKTVLKNLLEKAKKDEKLKAILKEQLTLSTFAGDTSDDEIATIMDGFEDGLDEAIEGVDSIKLPNGLQSTIWHRSNKIVKREFTMGVGEDKENLDTLMVSGTQLLEKAEQKWDFVFGAKDSFGDENTVNVKGDLAWKDQKSTDTITLSMDDVKFIYKGKEELKGKKRTFTRSFGFSDGDMDPAIIWKGNATHESDSMKANHEFSFSEKTMGDNMFNLVLKQQGKIVKKVDMPAETEDTINLGKMSKEEFEVFAEETLVKVQEWAFGFMEDLQGEIGEF; from the coding sequence TTGGAAGAAAAAGTTGGAAAGAAAAAGTCGCCGAAGTTGTTAGTGATTATGATTTTGACCGCACTAGTAGTTGTGGGTGGCAGTGTATCGGCATTTTTCTTAGTGAATAAATCACCGAAAGTACAATATTTTTTAGCAGAAGCTGAATCGTTTAAGCAAATGGGTGAAATCATTGAAGATCGTTATAAGAATGAATTAAATTGGTTGGAAGTTCAGAAGAAAAAACCGGTTGAAACAAATTTTGACTTGTCAGGCGAATGGAATGACCCATCTGTTGACTATGAAATGCAAGAAATACAGAGCATTGTCAACAGTACTAAAATTTCCAGCAAACAAGTCTATGACCCAGTAAAAAAACAAATAGAAGTGGACCTCAGAGGAGAACTAGGGAGTTTGAAAGTGGACTTTGGTTCTTTATTTGTAACAACGGAGAAACTTGTAGCTTCCGTACCTTTTCTCGATGAATTAGTTAGATTCGATGATAAAGACTTCGGGAAGATGATGCGAGAGTTTGAAGATGAAGATTATGATGGAAATGAAAACTTAGGATTATCTCAGTTATTTGAAGATGGCTTTTCAGTTACGGAAGAATCACGTACATATCTCGAAAAAGAGTATCTTGCGTATCTCATGAAAGAGATTCCTGAGGAAGCATTTACAAGTGAAAAAGAAGAAATTACAGTATATGATAAAAAAATGAAGACAAAAAAAGTTAAGATGGATCTTACAGAACAGCAACTGAAAACAGTGCTGAAAAACTTACTGGAGAAAGCGAAAAAAGATGAAAAACTTAAAGCTATATTAAAAGAACAGCTTACACTATCTACATTCGCTGGCGATACTTCCGACGACGAAATTGCGACAATCATGGATGGGTTTGAAGACGGACTTGACGAAGCGATTGAGGGTGTGGATTCTATAAAGCTGCCTAACGGACTGCAGTCTACAATCTGGCATCGTTCAAACAAAATTGTGAAACGCGAATTCACAATGGGCGTTGGAGAAGATAAGGAAAATCTTGATACATTAATGGTTAGTGGAACTCAATTGCTAGAGAAGGCTGAGCAGAAGTGGGACTTCGTGTTTGGTGCAAAAGATTCCTTCGGTGATGAAAATACCGTCAATGTAAAAGGTGATTTGGCGTGGAAAGATCAAAAATCTACTGATACTATTACTTTATCGATGGATGATGTGAAATTCATCTACAAAGGAAAAGAAGAATTAAAAGGTAAAAAACGGACATTCACACGTTCATTTGGTTTTTCGGATGGAGATATGGACCCGGCTATTATTTGGAAAGGGAATGCCACACACGAAAGCGATTCAATGAAAGCAAATCATGAATTTTCTTTCAGCGAAAAAACAATGGGCGATAATATGTTCAACCTAGTTCTGAAGCAGCAAGGAAAAATTGTGAAAAAAGTAGATATGCCAGCAGAAACTGAAGACACAATAAATCTTGGGAAAATGAGTAAGGAAGAATTTGAAGTCTTCGCGGAA